One window from the genome of Deinococcus apachensis DSM 19763 encodes:
- a CDS encoding phosphotransferase family protein, whose product MRDTPFQQLVWRLNPHAEVLRSWALAGGVSAQVMALEVRIPGGSVERWVLRQHGEADVRGKPSVADDEFHLLRLLTSAGLPVPRPLYADSSGVLFPAPVLVTGYVEGQTVLTPANPTDCAVQMADFLLRLHAVRWVGELPFLRPLPDLSERPAVLDETLDEGTIRDALEPVWPPTPRNAPTLLHGDFWPGNVLWREGRLAAVIDWEDAALGDPLADLANARLETLFFYGPDAMDELTGRYRAGSGLDFAPLPLWDLRAALRPAGRLAGWGLEAEVEETLRARHGWFVRQALNGLLAP is encoded by the coding sequence ATGAGGGATACGCCGTTCCAGCAGCTCGTGTGGCGCCTGAACCCCCACGCCGAGGTGCTGCGGTCGTGGGCGCTGGCCGGAGGTGTTTCCGCCCAGGTCATGGCTCTGGAGGTCCGCATTCCAGGTGGGTCAGTCGAGCGGTGGGTCCTCCGGCAGCACGGGGAGGCGGATGTCCGCGGCAAGCCGAGCGTGGCCGACGACGAGTTCCACCTCCTGCGCCTCCTCACATCGGCCGGCCTCCCCGTCCCACGGCCGCTGTATGCCGACTCGTCCGGCGTGCTTTTTCCCGCGCCTGTCCTGGTTACGGGGTATGTCGAGGGCCAAACAGTCCTCACCCCCGCCAACCCGACCGACTGCGCCGTGCAGATGGCCGACTTCCTCCTCCGGCTCCATGCCGTCCGGTGGGTGGGGGAGTTGCCCTTCCTCCGCCCGTTGCCGGACCTGAGCGAGCGCCCCGCCGTTCTCGACGAGACGCTGGATGAGGGGACGATCCGGGACGCGCTCGAACCGGTCTGGCCGCCCACACCCCGCAACGCGCCCACCCTGCTGCACGGGGATTTCTGGCCGGGCAACGTGTTGTGGCGGGAGGGCCGCCTGGCCGCGGTGATTGACTGGGAGGACGCGGCGCTGGGCGACCCACTCGCCGACCTGGCGAATGCCCGGCTCGAAACCCTCTTCTTCTACGGCCCTGACGCGATGGACGAGTTGACAGGGCGCTACCGGGCGGGGTCCGGGCTCGACTTTGCCCCGCTGCCGCTCTGGGACCTCCGGGCCGCCCTGCGTCCGGCGGGCCGACTGGCGGGGTGGGGGCTGGAGGCCGAGGTGGAGGAGACGCTGCGGGCACGTCACGGGTGGTTCGTCCGTCAGGCCCTGAATGGGCTCCTGGCGCCCTGA
- the tilS gene encoding tRNA lysidine(34) synthetase TilS, producing MRPPAILERPLAPYAGRVVVVGVSGGADSVALLRALLLAGVQPVAAHLDHALRPDSAVDKAWVRTLAGGLGVPFEGTRVNVLAVAARRGWNVEDAARRVRYDFLGRTAKRYGAGAVLTAHTRRDQAETVLMQLLRGEAVLNGIPPVRGRVRRPWLDVSRAEVEAFLRALGQDWREDPTNADPTQTRAWLRTAVLPLLSARFPSVEEALGRLARLSREDDAALEDLAARLTAHAPLSEQSPAVLRRYVTRALTDAGLPYHAEHVERLAAALGAGETAHVTLPAARDVTVTGGRLHLQPLPWPTPDFPLPDGWTLRTRQPGDRARLSGGTRKLSDVFTDAKVPRGERDRVPVLAVGADVRWAGLMPSLWAAGAREEAGVPEDPLHTAMGEALALAHEAARVGEVPVGAVVLGPDGGVVGRGRNTSREHGDMTHHAELAALRDATRTLGTPYLTNCTLVVTLEPCPMCLGAALEARVARLVYGARNPKAGALGGVGDLLASHWGHTPSVMGGVRAGEAARLLRGTFRALRRGEEQNHSPPQPPPSPPPSPESQPESPPQESVPDQPAPPVPPPARRSR from the coding sequence GTGAGGCCCCCTGCGATTCTGGAACGCCCCCTCGCGCCCTATGCGGGGCGGGTGGTGGTCGTCGGCGTATCGGGCGGGGCAGACAGCGTGGCACTGCTGCGGGCCTTGTTGCTCGCCGGAGTCCAGCCCGTCGCCGCCCACCTCGACCACGCGCTGCGCCCGGACTCGGCGGTGGATAAGGCCTGGGTGCGAACCCTCGCGGGCGGGCTGGGCGTGCCCTTCGAGGGAACGCGGGTGAACGTGCTGGCCGTCGCGGCCCGGCGCGGCTGGAATGTGGAGGACGCCGCCCGCCGCGTGCGCTACGACTTCCTGGGCCGGACGGCGAAACGGTATGGTGCTGGGGCTGTCCTGACCGCCCACACCCGCCGCGACCAGGCGGAGACGGTGCTGATGCAACTCCTGCGCGGTGAGGCCGTTCTGAACGGTATTCCTCCCGTCCGGGGCCGGGTGCGCCGCCCCTGGCTGGATGTTTCCCGCGCCGAGGTCGAGGCCTTCCTGCGCGCCCTGGGTCAGGACTGGCGCGAGGACCCCACCAACGCCGACCCCACCCAGACCCGCGCGTGGTTGCGGACCGCCGTCCTGCCCCTCCTGAGTGCCCGTTTTCCCAGCGTGGAGGAGGCACTGGGACGGCTGGCCCGCCTGTCCCGCGAGGATGACGCGGCGCTGGAAGACCTCGCTGCCCGCCTGACCGCGCACGCCCCCCTGAGTGAGCAGTCTCCCGCCGTCCTGCGCCGGTACGTGACGCGGGCGTTGACGGACGCGGGCCTGCCCTACCATGCTGAACACGTCGAGCGTCTCGCCGCAGCGCTTGGAGCGGGCGAGACGGCGCACGTCACCCTGCCCGCCGCTCGTGACGTGACCGTGACGGGCGGGCGGCTCCACCTCCAACCGCTGCCGTGGCCCACCCCCGACTTTCCCCTCCCGGACGGCTGGACGCTCCGTACCCGTCAGCCGGGGGACCGGGCGCGCCTGAGCGGTGGCACGCGCAAGCTCAGCGACGTATTCACCGACGCCAAGGTGCCGCGCGGGGAACGGGACCGGGTGCCCGTCCTCGCCGTGGGGGCCGATGTGCGGTGGGCGGGCCTCATGCCCTCCCTCTGGGCTGCCGGGGCGCGCGAGGAGGCGGGCGTTCCCGAAGACCCCCTTCATACGGCGATGGGGGAGGCCCTGGCCCTCGCCCACGAGGCGGCGCGGGTGGGCGAGGTGCCGGTCGGCGCGGTCGTGCTGGGACCGGACGGGGGGGTGGTGGGCCGGGGGCGCAACACCAGCCGGGAACATGGGGACATGACCCACCACGCGGAACTGGCCGCCCTGCGCGACGCCACCCGGACGCTCGGCACCCCTTACCTGACGAATTGCACGCTCGTCGTCACGCTGGAGCCCTGCCCAATGTGCCTGGGGGCGGCGTTGGAGGCGCGGGTCGCCCGCCTCGTATACGGGGCGCGCAACCCCAAGGCGGGGGCGCTGGGTGGGGTGGGTGACCTGCTCGCCTCCCACTGGGGCCACACTCCGTCCGTCATGGGCGGCGTCCGGGCGGGCGAGGCGGCCCGGCTGCTGCGCGGGACCTTCCGCGCCCTGCGGCGGGGGGAGGAACAGAATCATTCTCCCCCGCAGCCCCCCCCATCCCCCCCGCCGTCACCCGAGTCGCAGCCCGAGTCCCCGCCCCAGGAGTCGGTGCCGGACCAACCCGCCCCACCCGTTCCTCCCCCGGCGCGCCGTTCCCGCTGA
- a CDS encoding DUF72 domain-containing protein: MTDPPTSPQPGRVFIGTSGWTYRHWRGAFYPQGLPQRRELEYLAGRLGSVEINGSFYALQKPESYARWAAQTAPGFVFAVKGGRFVTHMKKLRGVRAPLANFFASGLLRLGDRLGPVLWQLPEGVRFAPEVLDAFLTLLPGSMGEAARLATEHDAHLEGQAWTQAERDVPLRHALEVRHASFVTPELPELLRRHGVALVVADAAGHFPLIEEVTTDFVYVRLHGSRELYRSGYEPGEIAAWAERVRAWRAGSEPADARRLTDMPLPQQPRDVYVYFDNDIGAHAPHDALALAQALGVTWPGWVEG, encoded by the coding sequence TTGACCGACCCGCCCACTTCCCCCCAGCCCGGCCGGGTATTTATCGGCACCTCCGGCTGGACGTACCGGCACTGGCGGGGCGCGTTCTACCCTCAGGGACTCCCGCAGCGGCGCGAACTGGAATATCTCGCCGGGCGACTGGGCAGCGTGGAGATCAACGGGTCGTTCTACGCGCTGCAGAAGCCGGAGTCCTACGCCCGCTGGGCCGCGCAGACCGCGCCGGGATTTGTCTTCGCGGTCAAGGGCGGGCGCTTCGTCACCCACATGAAGAAGTTGCGGGGGGTGCGGGCGCCGCTGGCGAACTTCTTCGCTTCGGGGCTGCTGCGGCTGGGAGACCGTCTGGGGCCGGTCCTCTGGCAACTCCCCGAGGGGGTGCGCTTCGCCCCGGAGGTGCTGGACGCCTTCCTGACGCTGCTGCCGGGCTCGATGGGGGAGGCGGCGCGGCTGGCGACCGAGCACGACGCGCACCTGGAGGGCCAGGCGTGGACGCAGGCGGAACGGGACGTGCCCCTGCGCCACGCGCTGGAGGTCCGGCACGCGAGCTTCGTCACCCCCGAGCTGCCCGAGTTGCTGCGCCGTCACGGGGTCGCGCTCGTCGTCGCGGACGCGGCGGGGCACTTCCCACTGATCGAGGAGGTGACGACCGACTTCGTCTATGTCCGCCTGCACGGCTCCCGCGAGCTGTACCGCAGCGGGTACGAGCCCGGCGAGATCGCCGCCTGGGCCGAGCGGGTCCGGGCGTGGCGGGCGGGCAGTGAGCCTGCGGACGCGCGGCGCCTCACGGACATGCCCCTTCCTCAGCAGCCCCGCGACGTGTACGTCTACTTCGACAACGATATCGGCGCCCATGCCCCTCACGACGCGCTCGCCCTCGCACAGGCGCTGGGAGTGACCTGGCCGGGCTGGGTGGAGGGGTGA
- a CDS encoding peroxiredoxin: MSPRVGQPAPEFDARSDDGRPIRLADLRGRWVVLYFYPRANTPGCSIEAQRFEAALPEFERLGATVIGVSTDTEARQANFRDFCGLSFPLIPDGDRTLSRTYGVMGGLGGLLGIAARQTFLIDPTGKVAHHWSSVNPQTHAAEVLRWLQGQAVRA; encoded by the coding sequence ATGTCCCCCCGCGTCGGCCAGCCCGCCCCCGAGTTCGATGCCCGCAGCGACGACGGCCGCCCCATCCGCCTCGCCGACCTGCGGGGGCGCTGGGTGGTGCTGTACTTCTACCCCCGGGCGAACACGCCGGGCTGCTCCATTGAGGCGCAGCGGTTCGAGGCCGCCCTTCCCGAGTTCGAGCGCCTGGGCGCCACCGTGATCGGCGTGAGCACCGACACCGAGGCGCGTCAGGCCAATTTCCGCGACTTCTGCGGCCTCAGCTTCCCGCTCATCCCCGATGGGGACCGCACCCTGTCGCGCACCTACGGGGTGATGGGCGGCCTGGGCGGGCTGCTCGGCATAGCGGCCCGGCAGACCTTCCTGATCGACCCGACCGGGAAGGTCGCGCACCACTGGTCCAGCGTGAACCCGCAGACCCACGCGGCGGAAGTGCTGCGCTGGCTCCAGGGCCAGGCGGTGCGGGCGTAG
- a CDS encoding Panacea domain-containing protein: MTVADPTRTGYAAEVVANAFLDLARAEGRTLTQMQVHKLVYIAHGWTLALLGRSLIYNTVHAWRHGPVVRKLWDYWRGERTLRPDDILPVAPGEPDLSADPDALEVVRSVWRNYGQMDGEELSRLTHLQGSPWTLTYGLPNDLIPNEVTREYYTSLARSA; this comes from the coding sequence ATGACCGTTGCTGACCCGACCCGGACTGGATATGCCGCCGAGGTGGTGGCAAATGCATTCCTCGACCTCGCGCGGGCCGAGGGACGCACGCTGACGCAGATGCAGGTTCACAAGCTGGTGTACATCGCGCACGGGTGGACCCTGGCGCTGCTGGGGCGGTCCCTGATCTACAACACGGTGCATGCCTGGCGGCACGGGCCGGTGGTCCGCAAGCTCTGGGACTACTGGCGCGGCGAGCGGACGCTGCGCCCGGACGATATTCTGCCCGTCGCTCCCGGCGAACCCGATCTAAGCGCCGACCCCGACGCGCTGGAGGTCGTGCGGAGCGTGTGGCGCAATTACGGGCAGATGGACGGCGAGGAGCTGTCGCGCCTGACCCACCTCCAGGGCAGCCCGTGGACCCTGACGTACGGCCTGCCGAATGACCTGATCCCCAACGAGGTGACCCGCGAGTACTACACCAGTCTCGCCCGCAGCGCCTGA
- a CDS encoding acetyl ornithine aminotransferase family protein: protein MTTLPKPRQPLLKTSLPGPKTKAIMERDSKHLSTSYMRPYPFVPDHGEGVWLTDVDGNTMLDFFAGIAVSTTGHAHPHVVKAVQEQITRFTHVCLTDYPQEITTSLAERLVSHVERPGEKWRVFFGNSGAEAVEAAVKLARNHTGRTHIISTLGSFHGRTYGAITLTGSKTKYKRGFGPLLPNVSHVPYPNPFRPPLGSTPETCGQAVLDHIEGLFQTVIPSDEVAAIIIEPMQGEGGYIVPPADFLPGLRALCDRYGILLIFDEVQAGMGRSGKMFSFQHFDVQPDIVTLAKGIASGLPISAMLAKDSVMTWPVGSHGSTFGGNPVAAAAAHATLDLLEGVVKHPGCGESLMENAASVGSYIMNELRGMQAEFPFLGDVRGEGLFIGLEFVKPDGSPDGKLRDAASMAMFERGLLNLDCGEAVIRISPPLILTREEAGTGLDIMREALASLG, encoded by the coding sequence ATGACTACCCTCCCCAAGCCCCGCCAGCCCCTTCTCAAGACCTCGCTCCCCGGCCCCAAGACGAAGGCCATCATGGAGCGCGATTCTAAGCACCTCTCCACCTCGTACATGCGGCCTTACCCCTTCGTGCCGGACCACGGCGAGGGCGTGTGGCTGACCGACGTGGACGGCAACACCATGCTCGACTTCTTCGCGGGCATCGCGGTGAGCACGACGGGGCACGCGCACCCGCATGTCGTGAAGGCCGTGCAGGAGCAGATCACGCGGTTCACCCACGTCTGCCTGACCGACTACCCGCAGGAGATTACGACCAGCCTGGCCGAGCGCCTCGTCTCGCACGTCGAGCGGCCCGGCGAGAAGTGGCGCGTGTTCTTCGGGAACAGCGGTGCTGAGGCGGTCGAGGCGGCAGTGAAGCTCGCGCGCAACCACACCGGGCGCACCCACATCATCTCCACGCTGGGCTCTTTCCACGGGCGGACCTACGGGGCCATCACGCTGACGGGCTCCAAGACGAAATACAAGCGCGGCTTTGGCCCGCTGCTGCCCAACGTCAGCCACGTGCCCTACCCCAATCCCTTCCGCCCGCCGCTGGGCAGCACGCCCGAAACCTGCGGGCAGGCGGTCCTCGACCACATCGAGGGGCTGTTCCAGACCGTTATTCCCTCCGATGAGGTCGCCGCGATCATCATCGAGCCCATGCAGGGTGAGGGCGGGTACATCGTGCCGCCCGCGGACTTCCTGCCGGGGCTGCGGGCGCTGTGCGACCGGTACGGCATCCTCCTGATCTTCGATGAGGTGCAGGCGGGGATGGGCCGCAGCGGGAAGATGTTCTCGTTCCAGCACTTCGACGTCCAGCCCGACATCGTGACGCTGGCGAAGGGTATTGCCTCGGGTCTGCCAATCAGCGCGATGCTGGCGAAGGATAGTGTCATGACCTGGCCTGTCGGCTCGCACGGCTCGACGTTCGGCGGGAATCCGGTGGCGGCGGCGGCGGCCCACGCGACGCTCGACCTGCTCGAAGGCGTGGTGAAGCACCCCGGCTGCGGTGAGAGCCTGATGGAGAACGCGGCATCGGTCGGCTCGTACATCATGAACGAGCTTCGGGGGATGCAGGCCGAGTTCCCCTTCCTGGGAGACGTGCGCGGCGAGGGCCTCTTCATCGGCCTGGAGTTTGTGAAGCCGGACGGCAGCCCCGATGGCAAGCTCCGTGACGCGGCGAGTATGGCGATGTTCGAGCGCGGCCTTCTCAACCTCGACTGCGGCGAGGCGGTCATCCGCATCAGCCCGCCACTGATCTTGACCCGCGAGGAGGCCGGGACGGGGCTGGACATCATGCGCGAGGCGCTCGCCAGCCTGGGGTAG
- the ablA gene encoding lysine 2,3-aminomutase gives MPSSTRLHPQATVRSQQMLPRNHRAPKWQDVPDEQWYDWKWQLKNRINSVEELEEVIRLTESERAGASAKGIFRLDITPYFASLMDPEDPTCPVRRQVIPTHHELEPFTAMMEDSLAEDKHSPVPGLVHRYPDRVLMLVTTQCASYCRYCTRSRIVGDPTETFNPAEYEAQLNYLRNTPQVRDVLLSGGDPLTLAPKVLGRLLAELRKIEHIEIIRIGTRVPVFMPMRVTQELCDVLAENHPLWMNIHVNHPKEITPEVAEACDRLTRAGVPLGNQSVLLRGVNDHPVIMQKLLRELVKIRVRPYYIYQCDLVHGAGHLRTTVAKGLEIMESLRGHTSGYSVPTYVVDAPGGGGKIPVAPNYVLSHSPEKLILRNFEGYIAAYSEPTDYTGPDMAVPEDWQRREPGQTGIYGLMEGERISIEPKEFSESRNRPGATQHRLNSREDKWAAYGVGSSGPLTHDTAVTDTAPDGMLQTPQPVSGD, from the coding sequence ATGCCCAGTTCCACCCGACTGCACCCGCAGGCGACCGTCCGGTCTCAGCAGATGCTGCCCCGCAACCACCGTGCCCCCAAATGGCAGGACGTGCCCGACGAGCAGTGGTACGACTGGAAGTGGCAGCTCAAGAACCGCATCAACTCCGTCGAGGAACTGGAGGAGGTTATCCGCCTCACCGAGAGCGAGCGGGCGGGGGCGAGCGCCAAGGGCATCTTCCGCCTGGACATCACCCCGTACTTCGCCTCGCTGATGGACCCGGAGGACCCCACCTGCCCGGTGCGGCGTCAGGTCATCCCCACCCACCACGAGCTGGAGCCCTTCACGGCGATGATGGAGGACTCGCTCGCTGAGGACAAGCACAGCCCCGTGCCCGGCCTGGTGCACCGCTACCCCGACCGGGTGCTGATGCTCGTCACGACCCAGTGCGCCTCGTACTGCCGCTACTGCACCCGCAGCCGCATCGTGGGCGACCCGACCGAGACCTTCAACCCCGCCGAGTACGAGGCGCAGCTCAACTATCTGCGGAACACACCCCAGGTGCGCGACGTGCTGCTCTCGGGCGGCGATCCGCTGACGCTGGCGCCCAAGGTGCTGGGCCGCCTGCTCGCCGAGCTCCGCAAGATCGAGCACATCGAGATCATTCGCATTGGCACGCGTGTCCCCGTGTTCATGCCCATGCGCGTGACCCAGGAACTGTGCGACGTGCTTGCCGAGAACCACCCGCTGTGGATGAACATCCACGTCAACCACCCCAAGGAGATCACGCCGGAGGTGGCCGAGGCGTGCGACCGCCTCACCCGCGCGGGCGTGCCGCTGGGCAACCAGAGCGTGCTGCTGCGGGGCGTGAACGACCACCCGGTCATCATGCAGAAACTGCTGCGCGAACTCGTCAAGATTCGGGTGCGGCCCTACTACATTTACCAGTGCGACCTCGTGCATGGGGCGGGGCACCTGCGGACCACCGTCGCCAAGGGCCTGGAGATCATGGAGAGCCTGCGCGGGCATACCTCGGGCTATAGCGTCCCGACCTACGTGGTGGATGCTCCCGGCGGCGGCGGCAAGATTCCGGTCGCGCCCAACTACGTGCTGAGCCACAGCCCGGAAAAGCTGATCCTCCGCAACTTCGAGGGCTACATCGCCGCGTACTCCGAGCCGACCGACTACACCGGCCCCGATATGGCCGTGCCCGAGGACTGGCAGCGCCGCGAGCCCGGTCAGACTGGCATCTACGGCCTGATGGAGGGCGAGCGTATCTCCATCGAGCCCAAGGAGTTCAGCGAGAGCCGCAACCGCCCCGGCGCGACCCAGCACCGCCTGAACAGCCGCGAGGACAAGTGGGCAGCGTATGGGGTCGGGAGCAGCGGCCCGCTGACCCATGACACGGCGGTCACGGATACGGCGCCCGACGGAATGCTTCAAACGCCGCAGCCGGTGAGCGGGGACTGA
- a CDS encoding Lrp/AsnC family transcriptional regulator — MKQHGGSLDPLDHRILEELQTDSRLSMRELGRRVGLSAPAVTERVRRLEDAGVILGYGVRVASKPLGRTITAFIGVQDSGRNDPTLIRWAKKNDGVLECHSVTGDNSCILKVAVPDVGALENMLGDLIAMGFTCDTSIVLSTPLEGKLLLPPR; from the coding sequence ATGAAGCAGCACGGCGGCTCCCTCGATCCCCTCGACCACCGCATCCTGGAAGAACTCCAGACCGATTCCCGCCTGAGCATGCGCGAACTGGGGCGCCGGGTCGGGCTCTCGGCGCCCGCCGTCACTGAGCGGGTGCGGCGGCTGGAGGACGCGGGCGTGATCCTGGGCTACGGGGTGCGGGTGGCGTCCAAGCCCCTGGGGCGCACCATCACTGCCTTTATCGGTGTGCAGGACAGCGGGCGCAACGACCCTACCCTGATCCGCTGGGCGAAGAAAAACGACGGCGTGCTCGAATGCCACAGCGTCACGGGCGACAACTCCTGCATCCTGAAAGTCGCTGTGCCGGACGTGGGCGCCCTTGAAAACATGCTCGGGGACCTGATCGCCATGGGCTTTACCTGCGACACGAGCATCGTGCTCAGTACGCCGCTGGAGGGGAAATTGCTGCTGCCGCCGAGGTGA
- a CDS encoding HEAT repeat domain-containing protein, whose amino-acid sequence MRQLPAAPSLEHLRRQAKSLLKAFLSGHPGARERFSVYLPRLVTLEDRRARLADAQFVLAWEYGFPGWARLKTYVEAVERFAMAAPDPRAERRLARRQFVHDLAASLLTWSRHHDPQALGARFARMPLHDILAVRKHLDASGELADVVGGLIEGLGHGQPRVRFDCANALDHLVDERCAEPLRHLLSDPVSRVRRAALHSLSCDACKLSPLVPAVDLLPTLIAMALGDPSIRVRRATVPLLESYCRDARLEETLRRLALEEDQTVKRTALEVLWRRGLSAEERG is encoded by the coding sequence ATGCGCCAACTGCCCGCCGCGCCCAGCCTCGAACACCTCAGGAGGCAGGCCAAGAGTCTGCTCAAAGCCTTCCTCTCCGGCCACCCGGGGGCACGAGAGCGTTTCTCGGTGTACCTGCCCCGGCTCGTGACCCTGGAGGACAGGCGGGCGCGGCTGGCCGACGCCCAGTTCGTCCTCGCATGGGAGTACGGGTTTCCGGGCTGGGCGAGGCTCAAGACATATGTCGAAGCGGTGGAGCGGTTCGCGATGGCTGCACCCGACCCTCGCGCCGAACGCCGCTTGGCGCGTCGGCAGTTCGTTCATGACCTGGCGGCGTCTTTGCTGACCTGGTCACGGCACCACGACCCCCAGGCCCTCGGCGCCCGCTTCGCGCGTATGCCCCTCCACGACATTCTGGCCGTACGGAAGCATCTGGACGCTTCCGGCGAACTCGCGGATGTGGTGGGCGGGTTGATCGAGGGGCTGGGCCACGGGCAACCCCGGGTCCGCTTCGACTGCGCGAATGCCCTGGACCATCTGGTGGATGAACGGTGCGCCGAACCTCTGCGGCATCTCCTGAGTGACCCCGTTTCACGTGTTCGCCGCGCCGCCCTCCATTCCCTAAGCTGCGATGCCTGCAAGCTCAGTCCTCTGGTGCCCGCCGTGGACCTGTTGCCCACGCTGATCGCCATGGCCCTGGGTGATCCCAGCATCCGTGTCCGCCGCGCCACCGTGCCCCTCCTGGAGAGCTATTGCCGGGACGCGCGGTTGGAGGAGACCTTGCGGAGGCTGGCCCTGGAGGAAGATCAGACCGTCAAGCGCACTGCCCTTGAGGTGTTGTGGCGCCGCGGCCTCTCTGCCGAAGAACGGGGTTGA
- the trpD gene encoding anthranilate phosphoribosyltransferase, giving the protein MTQTSTPATSPDGRTMHVRLMNGDILTQAEAAAFMREVMEGNVSGVRLAAALAALRVRGETPEEIAGFAQAMRENAVHVQVEPRDVLLDVVGTGGDGAHTFNISTTTAFVVAAAGVPVAKHGNRAASSRAGSADVLEALGVNLDAPPQVVADGVNGLGIGFMFARNYHPALRHAAPVRADLAARTVFNILGPLSNPAGATHLVVGVFKPELTRTLAEVLRLLGARGATVVHGSGLDEFTVCGPNTVTGLRDGEVIDRTLHPEEVGVSLHPREAIVGGTPAENAEITRALLTGGGTPAQRDIVALNAGAALRTAGQVERIADGVAQAREVMASGAGWELLQRYAAHTRRAAGG; this is encoded by the coding sequence ATGACGCAAACCTCTACCCCGGCGACCTCCCCCGACGGGCGCACCATGCACGTCCGGCTGATGAACGGCGACATCCTGACGCAGGCCGAGGCCGCCGCCTTCATGCGCGAGGTGATGGAGGGGAACGTGAGCGGGGTGCGTCTCGCCGCCGCCCTCGCCGCCCTGCGCGTGCGCGGCGAGACGCCGGAGGAGATCGCGGGCTTCGCCCAGGCCATGCGCGAGAACGCCGTTCATGTGCAGGTGGAACCGCGCGACGTGCTCCTCGACGTGGTCGGCACGGGTGGGGATGGGGCGCACACCTTCAACATCAGCACGACGACCGCCTTCGTCGTGGCGGCAGCAGGTGTGCCCGTCGCCAAGCACGGCAACCGCGCCGCGAGTAGCCGGGCCGGGAGTGCGGACGTGCTCGAAGCCCTGGGCGTGAACCTCGACGCCCCGCCGCAGGTCGTGGCGGATGGGGTGAACGGCCTCGGCATCGGCTTCATGTTCGCGCGCAACTATCACCCGGCCCTGCGCCACGCCGCGCCCGTCCGCGCCGACCTCGCTGCCCGGACGGTGTTCAACATCCTGGGACCGCTCTCCAACCCGGCAGGGGCAACTCACCTCGTCGTGGGCGTCTTCAAGCCCGAGCTGACACGCACGCTCGCGGAGGTGCTGCGCCTGTTGGGGGCGCGGGGGGCGACGGTCGTCCACGGCAGCGGCCTGGACGAGTTCACCGTCTGCGGCCCGAACACGGTGACCGGCCTGCGGGACGGCGAGGTAATTGACCGCACCCTGCATCCCGAGGAGGTGGGCGTGAGCCTCCACCCCAGGGAGGCCATCGTGGGGGGCACGCCCGCCGAGAACGCGGAAATTACGCGCGCCCTGCTGACCGGGGGCGGCACCCCGGCCCAGCGCGACATCGTGGCCCTGAATGCCGGGGCGGCCCTGCGGACGGCAGGCCAGGTCGAGCGCATCGCGGACGGCGTGGCCCAGGCCCGCGAGGTGATGGCGAGCGGGGCGGGATGGGAACTGTTGCAAAGGTACGCGGCGCACACCCGGCGGGCTGCGGGGGGCTGA
- a CDS encoding anthranilate synthase component II, producing the protein MTRILLIDNYDSFTYNLVQYFGELGCELTVWRNDQFTLEDVRKLNPEAIVVSPGPCTPREAGLSVDVIRELGPTYPTLGVCLGHQSIGEAFGATVGRAALPVHGKTSAVRHDGSGLFAGLEDEVRVTRYHSLVVRDLPPELVPVAWTTDPQEEVLMALRHRDYPVFGVQFHPESIATEGGMAMLRNFLMLVREYRARREEVRA; encoded by the coding sequence ATGACTCGGATTTTGCTGATCGACAACTACGACTCCTTCACCTACAACCTCGTCCAATACTTCGGCGAGTTGGGTTGTGAATTGACCGTCTGGCGCAACGATCAATTCACGCTGGAGGACGTGCGGAAGCTCAACCCCGAAGCCATCGTCGTCTCGCCCGGGCCCTGCACGCCGCGTGAGGCGGGCCTGAGTGTCGACGTGATCCGCGAACTGGGGCCGACATACCCAACACTTGGCGTTTGCCTCGGCCACCAGAGCATCGGGGAGGCGTTCGGGGCAACGGTCGGGCGGGCCGCTCTACCCGTCCACGGCAAGACGAGCGCGGTGCGGCACGACGGCTCGGGCCTCTTCGCTGGGTTGGAAGATGAGGTGCGCGTCACCCGTTACCATTCCCTCGTGGTGCGTGATCTGCCGCCCGAACTCGTGCCCGTCGCCTGGACAACCGACCCGCAGGAAGAAGTTCTCATGGCGCTGCGTCACCGTGACTACCCCGTCTTCGGCGTACAGTTCCACCCCGAGAGCATCGCCACGGAGGGCGGCATGGCGATGCTGCGGAATTTTCTGATGCTCGTGCGGGAGTACCGGGCGCGGCGCGAAGAGGTGCGGGCATGA
- a CDS encoding Imm53 family immunity protein, translated as MASGLVLRDVRWDWEHGYGAKTSTVDNPGWRLRVRLLGTGLEDKPFEKIQVERHEHGWVMWSVLNGCFEGAGGPMNLGEPISVFRAWAAPVLKIKSFPWADAVEGEE; from the coding sequence GTGGCTTCAGGGCTGGTATTACGCGATGTGCGATGGGACTGGGAGCATGGGTACGGGGCAAAGACTTCAACCGTTGATAATCCGGGATGGAGGCTCAGAGTACGCCTTCTCGGAACTGGGTTGGAGGACAAGCCTTTTGAGAAAATTCAGGTCGAGCGGCATGAACACGGCTGGGTTATGTGGTCCGTCTTGAATGGGTGTTTTGAAGGCGCAGGCGGACCTATGAATCTTGGCGAGCCGATCTCGGTTTTTAGAGCTTGGGCTGCGCCAGTCCTTAAAATCAAGAGTTTTCCGTGGGCTGACGCGGTTGAGGGAGAAGAATGA